The following are encoded together in the Peromyscus maniculatus bairdii isolate BWxNUB_F1_BW_parent chromosome 22, HU_Pman_BW_mat_3.1, whole genome shotgun sequence genome:
- the LOC102903786 gene encoding large ribosomal subunit protein uL24-like, which produces MKFNPFVTSDRSKNRKQHFNTPSHIRRKIMSSPLSKELRQKYNVRSMPIRKDDEVQVVRGHYKGQQIGKVVQVSRKKYVIYIERVQQEKVNGTTVHVGIHPSKVVITRLFAKDRKKILEKKAKSRQVRKEKGKYKEETIEKMQE; this is translated from the exons ATGAAGTTCAATCCCTTTGTGACTTCGGACCGAAGCAAGAAC cgcaAACAGCATTTCAATACACCTTCTCACATTCGGAGGAAGATCATGTCTTCCCCCCTTTCCAAAGAGCTGAGGCAGAAGTACAATGTTCGGTCTATGCCCATTCGAAAGGACGATGAAGTTCAGGTTGTCCGAGGACACTACAAAGGCCAGCAGATTGGCAAAGTGGTCCAAGTGTCCAGGAAGAAATACGTCATCTACATCGAACGAGTGCAGCAAGAAAAGGTCAACGGCACCACCGTCCACGTGGGCATCCACCCCAGCAAGGTGGTTATCACCAGGCTTTTTGCTAAAGACCGCAAAAAGATCCTGGAAAAGAAAGCCAAGTCTCGACAAGTCAGAAAGGAGAAGGGCAAATACAAGGAAGAAACGATTGAGAAGATGCAGGAGTAG
- the Or1i1 gene encoding olfactory receptor 1I1: MEPRNQTVLEFHLLGLSENPDLQPILFGLFLSMYLVTVFGNLLIILAIVSDSRLHTPMYFFLCNLSLVDIFFSSTTVPKMLVNIHTQNTAIPFAGCLAQMYAFHLFGTMDSFLLAVMAIDRLVAIAYPLRYSVLMSPHICGLLVGGPWVITNLQSLVHTCLMAQLTFYAGSEIPHFFCDLMPLLKLSCSDTHTNELVIFAFGIIMGLSPLSCILVSYICIFRAVFRIPSAQGKWKAFSTCGSHLTVVSLFYGTIFAVYLQPASPTSSQKDKTAALMCGVVIPTLNPFIYSLRNKDMKTALRKLGSKAVLSQS; encoded by the coding sequence ATGGAACCAAGAAACCAAACAGTCTTGGAATTCCATCTCCTGGGACTCTCAGAGAATCCTGACCTGCAGCCCATCCTCTTTGGACTCTTCCTGTCCATGTATCTGGTCACTGTCTTTGGGAACCTGCTCATCATCCTGGCAATCGTCTCAGACTCTCGcctgcacacacccatgtatttcttcctctGCAACCTGTCCCTGGTTGACATCTTTTTCTCCTCCACCACTGTCCCCAAGATGCTAGTGAACATCCACACCCAGAACACAGCCATCCCTTTCGCAGGCTGCCTTGCTCAAATGTACGCCTTCCATCTCTTTGGGACTATGGACAGCTTCCTCCTGGCAGTGATGGCCATTGACCGGCTGGTGGCCATTGCCTACCCACTACGTTACTCAGTGCTCATGAGCCCCCATATCTGTGGGCTGTTGGTGGGTGGGCCATGGGTGATCACTAATCTCCAATCCCTGGTACACACCTGCCTCATGGCCCAACTGACGTTCTATGCGGGGTCAGAAATCCCTCACTTCTTCTGTGATCTCATGCCCCTCCTGAAACTCTCCtgctcagacacacacaccaatgagTTAGTGATCTTCGCTTTCGGCATCATCATGGGCCTCAGCCCACTGTCCTGCATCCTAGTCTCCTACATCTGCATTTTCAGGGCGGTCTTCCGGATCCCTTCGGCTCAGGGCAAGTGGAAAGCCTTCTCTACTTGCGGCTCACACCTCACTGTGGTGTCGCTATTCTATGGGACCATCTTTGCTGTGTACTTACAGCCAgcatcccccacctcctcccagaaaGACAAGACAGCTGCATTGATGTGTGGGGTGGTCATCCCCACACTGAACCCCTTTATCTACAGCCTAAGGAACAAGGATATGAAGACAGCTCTGAGGAAGCTCGGCAGCAAAGCAGTCTTATCGCAGTCATAG